One genomic window of Cupriavidus malaysiensis includes the following:
- a CDS encoding enoyl-CoA hydratase/isomerase family protein — protein MSTVTYEVRDRVAEILLDSPPVNALNEGMIDALLQALRRAAQDDDVRAVILGSAVPRRFCAGLQLDALHGAPPARAYALVDKLYNGLCEAQFHLGKPSIAAVGGTARGGGMTLAIHCDLIVAAESATFGYSEIDVGLTPAIHYTHLPRIVGRHRAFDLLFTGRTFGAAEAMSLGLVSRVVPDADVMEQARALARTLCAKSPVVMRMGRMAFHRANDADYRRGVAGAVESFGNVAATDDAREGIAAFVEKRKPYWQD, from the coding sequence ATGTCCACCGTCACCTACGAAGTCCGCGACCGGGTCGCCGAGATCCTGCTCGACAGCCCGCCCGTCAACGCACTCAATGAAGGCATGATCGATGCCCTGCTGCAGGCCCTGCGCCGCGCCGCGCAGGACGACGACGTGCGCGCGGTCATCCTCGGCAGCGCGGTGCCGCGCCGCTTCTGCGCCGGGCTGCAGCTCGACGCGCTGCACGGCGCGCCGCCGGCGCGCGCCTATGCGCTGGTCGACAAGCTGTACAACGGGCTGTGCGAGGCGCAGTTCCACCTGGGCAAGCCGTCCATCGCCGCGGTCGGCGGCACCGCGCGCGGCGGCGGCATGACGCTGGCTATCCACTGCGACCTGATCGTTGCCGCCGAGAGCGCCACCTTCGGCTATTCGGAGATCGACGTGGGGCTGACGCCCGCCATCCACTACACGCACCTGCCGCGCATCGTCGGCCGCCACCGTGCCTTCGACCTGCTCTTCACCGGACGCACCTTCGGCGCCGCCGAAGCGATGTCGCTCGGCCTGGTCAGCCGGGTGGTGCCCGACGCCGACGTCATGGAGCAGGCGCGCGCGCTGGCGCGCACGCTGTGCGCCAAGTCGCCGGTGGTGATGCGCATGGGACGCATGGCCTTCCACCGGGCCAACGACGCCGACTACCGGCGCGGCGTGGCAGGCGCCGTCGAGAGCTTCGGCAACGTTGCGGCCACCGATGACGCGCGCGAAGGCATCGCTGCTTTCGTCGAGAAGCGCAAGCCTTACTGGCAAGACTGA
- a CDS encoding acyl-CoA dehydrogenase family protein, whose protein sequence is MPIAVDHDSVGCADNVFRQEVRRFLQEAVPPDIRAAKRAHCLITREQAARWHRILHARGWAAPGWPREHGGPGWSLVQQAIFREELAASDAPNVENLGIDTIGPTLIRHGTPDQCRRFLPGMLSFDDFWAQGYSEPDAGSDLASMRTTARRDGDAWILNGSKIWQSLGHWANRALVLARTDPGARRKQDGISVLLVDLGLPGVTVRPIRYMNGAHFHVQMFFDDVRVPAGDVVGEVDQGWAVAKGLLVIERLFVARVAECKAELAHTAELVHLRRREADPDSRAEAGVLARRHGELDIRMRALEAAWWPAVRQAAEGGSPELEASLLKIEGIQLLQDLHLFRMDAHGAAALPFDAAAVEGRLDGPSGADGAAGNHALHLWRYRGSSLAGGSTEIQREIIAKAIFGGRTELEVARHGHLGAQQAMMVDAMRRWLDKHYRFERRQEILGARGGFDPSVWAGFAALGLTGLLVPEAAGGLGHAVADLLPLLETAGEALVLEPLVWSAALATHALLAVPQGAARDALLAALASGEARCALACDAGTDFARSPRPAYTARRAGEAWRLDGACPLVMGGAQADHLLVAAGLEHGGLGLFAVPAACAGVVTRAYPLHDGRSAAEIRLDDVRLPASALLCGPEHATAILEEALAIATLALCADSIGAARRALGITVDYLRTRRQFDRALAEQQVLRHRVVDHYRAWNGARHLLGHVLSGWHTACGAERARGVSAAKHLCGTAGRAIALDVLQLHGAIGLQDETPISHYSKRLVGNDLLLGNASTHLGRFVAATDTVHGKTDRADTR, encoded by the coding sequence ATGCCGATTGCCGTGGACCATGACTCCGTCGGCTGCGCCGACAACGTGTTCCGCCAGGAAGTCCGTCGTTTTCTGCAGGAGGCGGTGCCGCCCGACATCCGTGCCGCCAAGCGCGCGCATTGCCTGATCACCCGCGAGCAGGCCGCGCGCTGGCACCGCATCCTGCATGCGCGCGGCTGGGCCGCGCCCGGCTGGCCCCGCGAGCATGGCGGCCCGGGCTGGTCGCTGGTGCAGCAGGCCATCTTCCGCGAGGAGCTGGCCGCCAGCGATGCGCCCAACGTCGAGAACCTCGGCATCGACACCATCGGGCCGACGCTGATCCGCCATGGCACGCCGGACCAGTGCCGTCGCTTCCTGCCCGGCATGCTGTCCTTCGACGACTTCTGGGCGCAGGGATACTCCGAGCCGGATGCCGGCTCCGACCTGGCCTCGATGCGCACCACGGCCCGCCGTGACGGCGATGCCTGGATCCTCAATGGCAGCAAGATCTGGCAAAGCCTGGGCCACTGGGCGAACCGGGCCCTGGTGCTGGCCCGCACCGATCCCGGCGCGCGGCGCAAGCAGGACGGCATCTCGGTGCTGCTGGTCGACCTGGGCCTGCCCGGCGTGACGGTACGGCCGATCCGCTACATGAACGGGGCGCACTTTCACGTGCAGATGTTCTTCGACGATGTGCGCGTGCCGGCCGGCGACGTGGTCGGCGAGGTCGACCAGGGCTGGGCCGTCGCCAAGGGCCTGCTGGTGATCGAGCGCCTCTTCGTCGCGCGGGTCGCCGAATGCAAGGCGGAGCTTGCCCACACCGCCGAGCTGGTCCACCTGCGGCGCCGGGAAGCGGATCCGGACAGCCGCGCCGAGGCCGGCGTGCTGGCGCGCCGGCACGGCGAACTGGACATCCGCATGCGCGCGCTCGAAGCCGCCTGGTGGCCGGCCGTGCGGCAGGCCGCCGAGGGCGGCAGCCCGGAACTGGAAGCCTCCCTGCTGAAGATCGAGGGCATCCAGCTGTTGCAGGACCTGCACCTGTTCCGCATGGACGCGCACGGGGCCGCCGCCCTGCCCTTCGATGCCGCCGCGGTGGAGGGCCGGCTCGACGGACCGTCCGGCGCCGACGGCGCGGCCGGCAACCATGCCCTCCATCTGTGGCGCTATCGCGGCAGCTCGCTGGCCGGCGGCTCGACGGAGATCCAGCGCGAGATCATCGCCAAGGCCATCTTCGGCGGCAGGACGGAACTGGAGGTTGCGCGCCACGGCCACCTCGGCGCGCAGCAGGCTATGATGGTCGATGCCATGCGCCGCTGGCTGGACAAGCACTACCGCTTCGAGCGCCGGCAGGAAATCCTCGGCGCGCGCGGCGGCTTCGACCCCTCGGTCTGGGCCGGCTTCGCGGCGCTCGGCCTGACCGGCCTGCTGGTGCCGGAGGCGGCAGGCGGCCTGGGCCACGCGGTGGCAGACCTGCTGCCGCTGCTCGAAACGGCGGGCGAAGCGCTGGTCCTGGAACCCCTGGTCTGGAGCGCGGCGCTGGCGACCCACGCCCTCCTTGCGGTACCGCAGGGAGCCGCGCGCGACGCGCTGCTGGCCGCGCTGGCGAGCGGCGAAGCACGCTGCGCGCTTGCCTGCGACGCCGGCACCGACTTCGCGCGTTCGCCTCGCCCGGCCTACACCGCGCGGCGTGCCGGCGAGGCGTGGCGGCTCGACGGCGCGTGCCCGCTGGTGATGGGCGGCGCCCAGGCCGACCACCTGCTGGTCGCGGCCGGGCTCGAACACGGCGGCCTCGGCCTGTTCGCCGTGCCGGCCGCTTGCGCGGGTGTCGTCACGCGCGCCTATCCGCTCCACGATGGACGCAGCGCCGCCGAGATCCGCCTCGATGACGTCCGCCTGCCCGCCTCCGCCCTGCTGTGCGGCCCGGAACACGCCACCGCCATCCTCGAGGAGGCCCTGGCCATCGCCACCCTGGCCCTGTGCGCGGACAGCATCGGCGCCGCCCGCCGCGCGCTCGGCATCACGGTCGACTACCTGCGCACACGCCGGCAGTTCGATCGCGCCCTGGCCGAGCAGCAGGTCCTGCGGCACCGCGTGGTCGACCACTATCGCGCATGGAACGGCGCGCGCCATCTGCTGGGGCACGTGCTGTCCGGCTGGCACACCGCCTGCGGCGCCGAACGCGCGCGCGGCGTCAGTGCCGCCAAGCATCTGTGCGGCACGGCCGGCCGCGCGATCGCGCTCGATGTCCTGCAATTGCACGGCGCCATCGGGCTGCAGGACGAAACGCCGATCAGCCACTACAGCAAGCGGCTGGTCGGCAACGACCTGCTGCTGGGCAACGCGTCGACCCACCTGGGCCGCTTCGTGGCGGCCACGGACACCGTCCACGGCAAGACGGACCGAGCCGACACGCGTTGA